A genomic window from Camelus ferus isolate YT-003-E chromosome 9, BCGSAC_Cfer_1.0, whole genome shotgun sequence includes:
- the CES5A gene encoding carboxylesterase 5A isoform X8 translates to MADQFVCSPVMMKMKAKATWHFCQSHECGLQVMVWLPGGAFETGSASIFDGSALAAYEDVLVVTIQYRLGMFGFFNTGDKHALGNWAFMDQVAALTWVQENIEFFGGDPHCVTIFGESAGAISVSSLILSPMAKGLFHKAIMESGVAIMPYLKAPNDERNEDLQMVANICGCNASDSVALLQCLRAKSSKELLSINQRAKSFTRVVDGFFFPREPVDLLTQKSFKPVPSIIGVNNHECGFLLPMKEFPEILEGSNKSLALHLIHSILHIPIQYLYLVGNEYFYNKHSLVDIRNSFLDLLGDVFFVIPGLVTAKCHRDAGAPVYFYEFQHRPQCLKDKKPAFVKADHTDEIRFVFGGAFLKGDIVMFEGATEEEQWLSRKMMRYWANFARTGDPNGEGLPLWPVYSQTEEYLQLDLNMSVGRRLKELELQFWTDIPLMMSMAGALLGPLSSLTFLSLLLPFFFSFAP, encoded by the exons GTCATGGTGTGGCTCCCTGGGGGCGCCTTTGAGACTGGCTCAGCATCCATCTTTGATGGGTCCGCCCTGGCTGCCTATGAGGACGTGTTGGTTGTGACGATCCAGTACCGGCTAGGAATGTTCGGCTTCTTCAA CACAGGGGACAAGCACGCTTTGGGGAACTGGGCCTTCATGGACCAGGTGGCTGCCCTCACCTGGGTCCAGGAGAACATCGAGTTCTTTGGTGGGGACCCACACTGCGTGACCATCTTTGGCGAATCAGCAGGAGCCATAAGTGTTTCCAGCCTT ATTCTGTCCCCCATGGCCAAAGGGTTATTCCACAAAGCCATCATGGAGAGTGGGGTGGCCATCATGCCTTACCTGAAGGCCCCTAATGACGAAAGGAATGAGGAT TTGCAGATGGTTGCAAATATCTGTGGCTGCAATGCTTCAGACTCTGTGGCCCTGCTGCAGTGCCTGAGGGCAAAATCCTCCAAGGAATTGCTGAGCATCAACCAg AGAGCCAAGTCTTTCACTCGAGTAGTTGATGGCTTTTTCTTCCCTCGTGAGCCTGTAGACCTGTTGACTCAAAAATCCTTCAAGCCGGTTCCTTCTATCATCGGAGTCAATAACCACGAATGTGGCTTCCTGCTGCCCATG AAGGAGTTTCCTGAGATCCTCGAGGGCTCCAACAAGTCCCTCGCCCTGCATTTGATACACTCCATCCTG CACATCCCTATCCAGTATTTATACCTCGTGGGTAATGAATACTTCTACAACAAGCACTCCCTGGTTGATATACGAAATAGCTTCCTGGATTTGCTTGGAGATGTGTTCTTTGTGATTCCTGGGCTGGTCACAGCAAAGTGTCACAGAG ATGCTGGTGCACCTGTCTACTTCTATGAGTTTCAGCACCGGCCCCAGTGCTTAAAGGACAAGAAACCGGCTTTTGTCAAAGCTGATCACACTGATGAAATCCGCTTTGTCTTTGGAGGTGCCTTCCTGAAGGGCGACATTGTCATGTTTG AAGGAGCCACAGAGGAGGAGCAATGGCTGAGCAGGAAGATGATGAGATACTGGGCTAACTTTGCTCGGACTGG GGACCCTAATGGGGAAGGCCTGCCTCTGTGGCCAGTCTACAGTCAGACCGAGGAATACTTGCAGCTGGACTTGAACATGAGCGTGGGACGGAGACTGAAAGAGCTGGAGCTGCAGTTTTGGACAGACATCCCCCTGATGATGTCCATGGCCGGAGCACTCCTCGGTCCTCTTTCTTCCTTaaccttcctttctctgcttctgcctttctttttctcttttgctcctTGA
- the CES5A gene encoding carboxylesterase 5A isoform X6: MLLFFTESVSCVCLLNTCLRFLPLTKDPGGQPWLWMSREFKRDSQMSGEWVQPGQTLIWAFWVLAATAEGPAADAPVRNTRLGWVRGKQATVLGNDMPVNVFLGIPYAAPPVGPLRFAKPKPASPWNDFQDATSYPNLCLQNSEWLFSDQHILKVHYPTFRVSEDCLYLNIYAPAHADAGSKLPVMVWLPGGAFETGSASIFDGSALAAYEDVLVVTIQYRLGMFGFFNTGDKHALGNWAFMDQVAALTWVQENIEFFGGDPHCVTIFGESAGAISVSSLILSPMAKGLFHKAIMESGVAIMPYLKAPNDERNEDLQMVANICGCNASDSVALLQCLRAKSSKELLSINQRAKSFTRVVDGFFFPREPVDLLTQKSFKPVPSIIGVNNHECGFLLPMKEFPEILEGSNKSLALHLIHSILHIPIQYLYLVGNEYFYNKHSLVDIRNSFLDLLGDVFFVIPGLVTAKCHRDAGAPVYFYEFQHRPQCLKDKKPAFVKADHTDEIRFVFGGAFLKGDIVMFEGATEEEQWLSRKMMRYWANFARTG; the protein is encoded by the exons ATGCTGTTATTCTTCACCGAGTCTGTGTCTTGTGTCTGCCTGCTCAACACTTGTCTCCGTTTCTTGCCCCTGACCAAAGATCCCGGAGGCCAGCCGTGGCTGTGGATGTCAAGGGAGTTCAAGCGGGACAGCCAGATGAGTGGGGAGTGGGTGCAGCCAGGCCAGACCCTGATCTGGGCTTTTTGGGTCCTTGCAGCCACCGCCGAGG GGCCAGCTGCAGATGCACCAGTGAGGAACACCAGGCTGGGGTGGGTCCGGGGGAAGCAAGCTACTGTGCTGGGAAATGACATGCCCGTGAACGTGTTCCTTGGAATCCCTTATGCTGCGCCCCCTGTCGGACCCCTGCGATTTGCAAAACCAAAGCCTGCATCACCCTGGAATGATTTCCAAGATGCCACATCCTACCCTAACTT GTGCCTCCAGAACTCAGAGTGGCTGTTCTCAGATCAACACATCCTCAAGGTGCATTATCCCACATTCAGAGTGTCAGAAGACTGCCTGTACCTTAACATCTACGCACCAGCCCATGCAGATGCTGGCTCCAAGCTCCCT GTCATGGTGTGGCTCCCTGGGGGCGCCTTTGAGACTGGCTCAGCATCCATCTTTGATGGGTCCGCCCTGGCTGCCTATGAGGACGTGTTGGTTGTGACGATCCAGTACCGGCTAGGAATGTTCGGCTTCTTCAA CACAGGGGACAAGCACGCTTTGGGGAACTGGGCCTTCATGGACCAGGTGGCTGCCCTCACCTGGGTCCAGGAGAACATCGAGTTCTTTGGTGGGGACCCACACTGCGTGACCATCTTTGGCGAATCAGCAGGAGCCATAAGTGTTTCCAGCCTT ATTCTGTCCCCCATGGCCAAAGGGTTATTCCACAAAGCCATCATGGAGAGTGGGGTGGCCATCATGCCTTACCTGAAGGCCCCTAATGACGAAAGGAATGAGGAT TTGCAGATGGTTGCAAATATCTGTGGCTGCAATGCTTCAGACTCTGTGGCCCTGCTGCAGTGCCTGAGGGCAAAATCCTCCAAGGAATTGCTGAGCATCAACCAg AGAGCCAAGTCTTTCACTCGAGTAGTTGATGGCTTTTTCTTCCCTCGTGAGCCTGTAGACCTGTTGACTCAAAAATCCTTCAAGCCGGTTCCTTCTATCATCGGAGTCAATAACCACGAATGTGGCTTCCTGCTGCCCATG AAGGAGTTTCCTGAGATCCTCGAGGGCTCCAACAAGTCCCTCGCCCTGCATTTGATACACTCCATCCTG CACATCCCTATCCAGTATTTATACCTCGTGGGTAATGAATACTTCTACAACAAGCACTCCCTGGTTGATATACGAAATAGCTTCCTGGATTTGCTTGGAGATGTGTTCTTTGTGATTCCTGGGCTGGTCACAGCAAAGTGTCACAGAG ATGCTGGTGCACCTGTCTACTTCTATGAGTTTCAGCACCGGCCCCAGTGCTTAAAGGACAAGAAACCGGCTTTTGTCAAAGCTGATCACACTGATGAAATCCGCTTTGTCTTTGGAGGTGCCTTCCTGAAGGGCGACATTGTCATGTTTG AAGGAGCCACAGAGGAGGAGCAATGGCTGAGCAGGAAGATGATGAGATACTGGGCTAACTTTGCTCGGACTGGGTAA
- the CES5A gene encoding carboxylesterase 5A isoform X9: MVWLPGGAFETGSASIFDGSALAAYEDVLVVTIQYRLGMFGFFNTGDKHALGNWAFMDQVAALTWVQENIEFFGGDPHCVTIFGESAGAISVSSLILSPMAKGLFHKAIMESGVAIMPYLKAPNDERNEDLQMVANICGCNASDSVALLQCLRAKSSKELLSINQRAKSFTRVVDGFFFPREPVDLLTQKSFKPVPSIIGVNNHECGFLLPMKEFPEILEGSNKSLALHLIHSILHIPIQYLYLVGNEYFYNKHSLVDIRNSFLDLLGDVFFVIPGLVTAKCHRDAGAPVYFYEFQHRPQCLKDKKPAFVKADHTDEIRFVFGGAFLKGDIVMFEGATEEEQWLSRKMMRYWANFARTGDPNGEGLPLWPVYSQTEEYLQLDLNMSVGRRLKELELQFWTDIPLMMSMAGALLGPLSSLTFLSLLLPFFFSFAP; encoded by the exons ATGGTGTGGCTCCCTGGGGGCGCCTTTGAGACTGGCTCAGCATCCATCTTTGATGGGTCCGCCCTGGCTGCCTATGAGGACGTGTTGGTTGTGACGATCCAGTACCGGCTAGGAATGTTCGGCTTCTTCAA CACAGGGGACAAGCACGCTTTGGGGAACTGGGCCTTCATGGACCAGGTGGCTGCCCTCACCTGGGTCCAGGAGAACATCGAGTTCTTTGGTGGGGACCCACACTGCGTGACCATCTTTGGCGAATCAGCAGGAGCCATAAGTGTTTCCAGCCTT ATTCTGTCCCCCATGGCCAAAGGGTTATTCCACAAAGCCATCATGGAGAGTGGGGTGGCCATCATGCCTTACCTGAAGGCCCCTAATGACGAAAGGAATGAGGAT TTGCAGATGGTTGCAAATATCTGTGGCTGCAATGCTTCAGACTCTGTGGCCCTGCTGCAGTGCCTGAGGGCAAAATCCTCCAAGGAATTGCTGAGCATCAACCAg AGAGCCAAGTCTTTCACTCGAGTAGTTGATGGCTTTTTCTTCCCTCGTGAGCCTGTAGACCTGTTGACTCAAAAATCCTTCAAGCCGGTTCCTTCTATCATCGGAGTCAATAACCACGAATGTGGCTTCCTGCTGCCCATG AAGGAGTTTCCTGAGATCCTCGAGGGCTCCAACAAGTCCCTCGCCCTGCATTTGATACACTCCATCCTG CACATCCCTATCCAGTATTTATACCTCGTGGGTAATGAATACTTCTACAACAAGCACTCCCTGGTTGATATACGAAATAGCTTCCTGGATTTGCTTGGAGATGTGTTCTTTGTGATTCCTGGGCTGGTCACAGCAAAGTGTCACAGAG ATGCTGGTGCACCTGTCTACTTCTATGAGTTTCAGCACCGGCCCCAGTGCTTAAAGGACAAGAAACCGGCTTTTGTCAAAGCTGATCACACTGATGAAATCCGCTTTGTCTTTGGAGGTGCCTTCCTGAAGGGCGACATTGTCATGTTTG AAGGAGCCACAGAGGAGGAGCAATGGCTGAGCAGGAAGATGATGAGATACTGGGCTAACTTTGCTCGGACTGG GGACCCTAATGGGGAAGGCCTGCCTCTGTGGCCAGTCTACAGTCAGACCGAGGAATACTTGCAGCTGGACTTGAACATGAGCGTGGGACGGAGACTGAAAGAGCTGGAGCTGCAGTTTTGGACAGACATCCCCCTGATGATGTCCATGGCCGGAGCACTCCTCGGTCCTCTTTCTTCCTTaaccttcctttctctgcttctgcctttctttttctcttttgctcctTGA